The Amblyomma americanum isolate KBUSLIRL-KWMA chromosome 3, ASM5285725v1, whole genome shotgun sequence genome window below encodes:
- the LOC144123531 gene encoding uncharacterized protein LOC144123531, whose protein sequence is MSSSSRDDDAALTSSCFGYTRQPQRMPVRRPHALLLFLVLALLAGNVHGWATLKKILLARLLSGPRVIAVPFPVPTGHHHQPPRPPLHHHHHPHHLPPPPPPPPLVPLAVPIHHYHYPPTNVWESPIRKSPDVTEITDLSHLHALFDAPAEQPAKVTHEHGHIDVVDFSAAAEAFSTSAGKSKASSTQSLPTYSERIVTKRPSYNPYRSDTYYAAETPNKHYTSSATSPYASKTYSDTNYDSYATKALTKATQQRYGPRYLDAADYPAYMAALREYMKEKHIPSLESAWNQQPASYQAGTPRWPSYKSSVSKGADYYSSQDKNYDWAAYPSHSYVKEEDKSASKQHSTPDTFDWAQYVASAYKAAANKASSQSSAAARYDTVSQSSDAYAESSDTTTESSTGSAKYNLEAKQASLSTVASVTSKTPTELEAAKPQPDAAPSSQGVNSTKKD, encoded by the exons ATGAGCAGCAGCAGTCGGGACGACGACGCAGCTCTGACATCGTCCTGCTTCGGATACACGCGCCAG CCGCAGAGAATGCCGGTCAGGAGACCCCACGCTCTGCTCTTGTTCCTGGTGCTAGCCTTATTGGCGGGGAACGTGCATGGCTGGGCCACCCTGAAGAAGATCCTCTTGGCACGGCTACTGAGCGGGCCTCGGGTGATAGCCGTGCCCTTTCCCGTGCCCACCGGTCATCACCACCAACCGCCGAGGCCCCCACtgcaccaccaccatcaccccCACCACCTGCCACCTccaccgccaccaccgccacTCGTGCCCCTCGCCGTGCC GATTCACCATTACCACTATCCGCCAACTAACGTCTGGGAGTCGCCCATTCGAAAGTCACCCGATGTCACCGAAATCACTGACCTCTCTCACCTGCATGCTCTGTTCGACGCTCCAGCAGAGCAGCCAGCCAAGGTGACACACGAACACGGACACATCGATGTTGTAGATTTCAGTGCTGCGGCGGAAGCCTTCTCCACCTCTGCGGGCAAGTCGAAGGCATCATCGACGCAGAGCTTGCCGACATACTCGGAAAGAATCGTGACAAAGCGTCCATCCTATAATCCCTACAGAAGCGACACATACTACGCAGCCGAGACACCAAATAAGCATTACACTTCATCTGCCACGTCTCCTTACGCAAGCAAGACGTACTCTGACACTAACTATGACAGTTACGCGACCAAAGCGCTCACAAAAGCCACTCAACAACGTTACGGGCCCAGATACTTGGATGCTGCCGACTACCCAGCATACATGGCCGCCCTAAGAGAGTACATGAAGGAAAAGCACATACCTTCCCTCGAGTCTGCCTGGAACCAACAACCAGCTTCGTACCAAGCGGGAACCCCAAGGTGGCCTTCCTACAAGTCCTCCGTAAGCAAGGGCGCCGACTACTACTCGTCTCAGGATAAGAACTATGACTGGGCAGCCTACCCTTCCCATTCTTACGTCAAGGAAGAGGACAAGAGTGCGTCAAAACAGCACTCAACTCCAGACACTTTCGACTGGGCCCAGTACGTGGCCTCGGCGTACAAGGCAGCAGCCAACAAAGCGTCAAGCCAGTCTTCAGCTGCGGCTCGATACGATACGGTGTCCCAAAGTTCGGACGCTTACGCCGAGTCATCGGATACCACGACCGAGTCGTCCACGGGTTCTGCGAAGTACAACCTGGAGGCGAAGCAAGCCAGTCTTTCCACTGTGGCATCAGTGACGTCCAAGACACCTACAGAGCTGGAAGCTGCGAAGCCGCAACCCGATGCCGCACCGTCTTCGCAAGGTGTGAATTCCACGAAGAAGGACTAA